In Dyadobacter subterraneus, a single genomic region encodes these proteins:
- a CDS encoding serine hydrolase domain-containing protein → MKMQIPNIFLVIGLIASRCKRQYCTLLIFIVISGITPNALRAQTLESKIDSLLSNVFKDKEGPGGVFLISRAGKPIYHKAYGKSNIELGTDLSCDNVFQLGSITKQFTAVAILMLEEQGKLNVKDAIGQYIPDYPSGSKITLHHLLTHTSGIKDFTKMKSLGEISQKDLSPKEMVDFFKNEPVDFLPGEKFEYNNSGYIVLGYIIELVSGMSYEQFVTKNIFEKTGMNHSRYASERAIIGKRAYGYQRKQSEYVNKARISFTIPFSSGSLMSTSADMLRWQNALTNNVLLPSKTLNKAFTVHKLNNGEAFNYGYGWHLKEVNGIMLREHGGSIFGFKTMGVYIPSEDIYVIGMSNCDCNSPTKAAEDVAFTALKEFKK, encoded by the coding sequence ATGAAAATGCAAATACCAAACATCTTTCTCGTTATCGGATTGATCGCAAGCCGATGCAAACGGCAATACTGTACGTTGTTAATTTTTATCGTTATATCAGGCATTACTCCAAATGCGCTTAGAGCGCAAACCCTGGAATCAAAAATAGACAGCCTGCTTTCAAACGTTTTTAAAGATAAAGAGGGACCTGGCGGCGTGTTTTTGATCTCCAGAGCCGGAAAGCCAATTTATCATAAGGCGTATGGGAAATCCAATATCGAACTTGGCACTGATCTATCCTGTGACAACGTCTTTCAACTCGGATCAATCACCAAACAATTTACCGCCGTGGCCATTCTGATGTTGGAAGAACAGGGTAAATTAAACGTAAAGGATGCTATTGGCCAGTATATACCGGATTATCCTTCTGGCAGCAAAATTACCCTACACCATCTTTTGACACATACCTCGGGGATCAAAGATTTTACGAAGATGAAATCACTTGGCGAGATTTCTCAAAAGGACCTGTCGCCTAAGGAAATGGTGGATTTCTTTAAAAACGAACCCGTCGATTTTTTGCCAGGGGAGAAATTTGAGTACAATAATTCAGGCTACATCGTGCTGGGCTACATCATTGAACTCGTATCTGGCATGAGCTATGAACAGTTTGTTACAAAAAATATTTTTGAGAAAACCGGTATGAATCATTCCAGATATGCCAGTGAAAGAGCCATTATTGGAAAGCGTGCTTACGGTTATCAAAGGAAGCAGTCTGAATATGTAAACAAGGCCCGGATTAGTTTTACCATCCCTTTTTCATCGGGATCACTCATGTCAACATCGGCTGATATGCTTAGGTGGCAAAATGCGTTAACCAACAACGTTCTGCTACCTTCGAAGACTTTAAATAAGGCTTTTACCGTTCACAAATTAAATAACGGAGAAGCGTTTAACTATGGATATGGCTGGCATTTAAAAGAAGTTAACGGAATAATGTTACGAGAACACGGAGGTAGTATATTTGGTTTTAAGACCATGGGGGTTTACATTCCTAGTGAGGATATTTATGTGATCGGAATGAGCAATTGTGACTGCAATTCACCAACCAAAGCAGCGGAGGATGTTGCTTTTACTGCCCTGAAAGAATTCAAAAAATAA
- a CDS encoding DUF6249 domain-containing protein, producing the protein MNTTILIPISLFLSIFGIFYLFLSTRNKERLALIEKGVDASIFMHGRRPGSLFFRIVILNLAFLLIGVGLGIFIGLLLSSYTTLNQDALYPACIFTMAGLALLAAFKATKTLDQAISNN; encoded by the coding sequence ATGAATACGACCATATTAATTCCCATCAGCCTTTTTTTGTCGATTTTCGGCATTTTCTATCTTTTCCTATCCACCCGAAACAAAGAGCGCCTGGCGTTGATTGAGAAAGGTGTGGATGCTTCCATTTTCATGCATGGCCGCCGTCCCGGCAGTTTATTTTTCAGAATTGTTATTTTGAATCTGGCATTTCTGTTGATCGGTGTCGGGTTGGGCATCTTCATAGGCCTGTTATTGTCTTCCTATACAACTCTTAACCAGGACGCCTTGTACCCGGCCTGTATCTTCACCATGGCCGGACTAGCGCTGCTCGCAGCTTTTAAGGCTACCAAAACCCTGGATCAAGCAATCAGTAACAATTGA
- a CDS encoding RNA polymerase sigma factor — MDKIDDQHYIKRIIAGNPDEFAVLVNRYKNMVFTLSYKMIKNREQAEEVCQDAFVKVYRSLDTFKSESKFSTWVYKITYNTCLDHLKKYNNKNSLVSFEDLSGEQLKTIENILDGTDQAERNQKIQDCLHLLPPQEAFLLTLYYFDDLTIEEIAKVIATNANNIKIKLFRSRKNLACILRQHLGPEMIAYYEREKR, encoded by the coding sequence ATGGACAAAATTGACGATCAGCACTATATCAAAAGAATCATAGCAGGAAATCCGGACGAATTTGCCGTACTGGTCAACAGGTATAAGAATATGGTCTTTACGCTAAGCTATAAGATGATCAAAAACAGAGAGCAGGCAGAAGAAGTATGCCAGGACGCGTTTGTGAAAGTATACAGATCGCTTGATACATTTAAATCGGAATCTAAATTCTCGACCTGGGTTTACAAGATCACCTATAATACCTGTCTTGATCATTTAAAAAAATATAATAACAAAAACAGTCTTGTTTCCTTTGAAGATCTCAGCGGTGAACAGCTGAAAACAATTGAAAATATTTTAGACGGTACTGATCAGGCCGAAAGAAATCAAAAAATTCAGGACTGTTTACATCTGCTGCCACCACAGGAAGCATTTTTATTGACTTTATATTACTTTGACGATCTGACGATCGAAGAAATAGCCAAGGTGATAGCTACGAATGCAAACAATATTAAAATAAAACTTTTCAGAAGCAGAAAGAACCTGGCCTGTATTTTACGCCAGCATTTAGGACCCGAAATGATAGCTTACTATGAAAGAGAAAAAAGATAA
- a CDS encoding serine hydrolase domain-containing protein encodes MKSSLLLAIAMFLPAYAAPGFCQAPIAGSPRTLIALDSLIETKMNLGGMVGLGAAIIVDQKVVWMKGYGYADLENKKPFTPSTIMNIGSIGKTFTGVCMMKALEDKKLSLDQDINTYLPFKVINPYCPNEKITLRNLATHTSGITDRSAVYDSAYYYGGDHPTPLGQFLKSYFDPKGRFYSKDNFLNQKPGSYREYSNIAAGLAGYIIEQAVGMPLNEYSKQWIFKPLKMKNTCWLLSEINPSLHSKLYDKQTDTLKTIPLYGLATYPDGGVRTSVAELTNFFIALLSDGSFQGKRILQKTSVDTMQRFQFTPESKPANIKLNELNSGLFWATKMDVTQIGHGGTDPGVKTEMLANLSKEVAVILFTNTSLTDENLFKYYFGIYQDLWTYGSALKAARQIAPHKK; translated from the coding sequence ATGAAATCATCTCTGCTGCTTGCTATTGCAATGTTTCTTCCGGCGTATGCCGCGCCCGGCTTTTGCCAGGCACCGATCGCCGGATCTCCACGGACATTAATCGCCCTGGATAGTCTTATTGAGACAAAAATGAACCTTGGGGGCATGGTTGGCCTTGGTGCGGCAATCATCGTCGATCAAAAGGTGGTCTGGATGAAGGGATACGGTTATGCGGATCTGGAAAACAAAAAGCCCTTTACGCCCAGTACCATTATGAACATCGGCTCGATTGGCAAAACCTTTACCGGTGTCTGTATGATGAAGGCGCTTGAAGATAAAAAGCTTTCTCTGGATCAGGACATCAACACTTATCTGCCTTTCAAGGTCATCAATCCATACTGTCCTAACGAGAAAATTACGCTCCGAAATCTGGCTACGCACACTTCGGGCATTACAGACCGTTCAGCCGTGTATGACAGCGCTTACTACTACGGTGGCGACCATCCAACGCCGCTTGGCCAGTTTCTGAAAAGCTATTTTGATCCGAAGGGAAGGTTCTACTCAAAAGATAATTTTCTAAATCAAAAGCCTGGCTCATACCGCGAATATTCCAATATTGCCGCAGGCCTTGCGGGCTATATCATCGAACAGGCCGTTGGTATGCCCCTGAATGAATACAGCAAACAGTGGATCTTCAAACCCTTAAAAATGAAAAACACCTGCTGGCTGCTTTCTGAGATTAACCCCTCTTTACACTCCAAACTATACGATAAGCAGACTGATACCTTAAAAACGATCCCGTTATACGGACTGGCGACGTACCCTGACGGCGGTGTGCGCACTTCGGTTGCAGAACTTACAAATTTTTTCATTGCGCTGCTTTCAGACGGGTCATTCCAGGGTAAACGAATTCTTCAAAAAACTTCTGTGGATACCATGCAGCGCTTTCAGTTTACACCGGAAAGCAAGCCCGCCAACATTAAGCTTAACGAGCTGAACTCCGGACTTTTTTGGGCCACCAAAATGGATGTAACCCAGATCGGCCACGGCGGAACAGACCCCGGAGTCAAGACAGAAATGCTTGCAAACCTTTCAAAAGAAGTGGCCGTGATACTGTTTACCAATACCTCCCTGACAGACGAAAACCTATTCAAATATTACTTCGGCATTTATCAGGATCTTTGGACTTACGGATCCGCGCTGAAGGCTGCACGGCAAATTGCTCCGCATAAAAAATGA